Below is a window of Haloterrigena alkaliphila DNA.
GAGCGCCAGGGCGTTCGCGACGCCTACGCCGTGACGACGGTTCCGAACCCCGACACCGAGCGGTTTCACGAGCGGCTGGACTTCGAGCGCTGCGTCGACTTTCCGACCATCGGCTACACCGAGGGCGAGTGGCGCGACGTCGCGTGGTGGCGCCGATCGATCGGCGAGAAGACGGCCGATCCCGATCCGATCACGCCGCTGCCCGAACTCCGGGACCGGCTGGACGACGCCGACTGGGACGCGCTCGTTCGGGCCGGTGAGGACCGCCTCGAGCGACCGTAAGTCGTTCACCGCTCGAGCGCCGTTCAACACCCGAGCGCCGTTCAACACCCGAGTCGCTCGGCCAGATCGGCCAGCCCCTCGCAGACGAGGTCCGGTTCGGCGCCGAACGGCTCCCGCGGGTTCCCCTTGCGGTCCAGCCAGACGCCCTGCATCCCGGCGTGGATCGCCCCCTGCACGTCAAACCACAGCGCGGAGACGTGGGCGACCTCCTCGATCGGCGTTCCCGTCCGGCCCGCGGCGTGGCGGTACAGGTCGGGGTCCGGTTTGAACCGCTCGAGTTCGTCCGCGCTGATCGTGTCGACGAGCAGGTCCCCGATCTCGGCGCCCTCGACCATCGACTCGAGCATCTCGGGGTTTCCGTTCGAGAGCACGTAACAGTCGTAGCCGCCCTCGCGAAGGCGTTCGACGCTTTCCCGAACGTCGTCGAACACCCGCAAGTCGTGGTACGTCGAGAGGATGTCCTCGCGTTCCTCGTCGGTCGCGTCGATATCGTGGGCCGCGAGCGCGTACTCGAGGGCGTCGCGGTTGACGTCGTAGAACGGCTCGTAGACGTCCGTCTGGTTCCCGACGAGGGTGTACTGCATCGAGCGGCTCCGCCACAGCCGCGAGATCGGCTCCGGATCGTCGACGCCGGGGTGGTCCGCCAGCGCCGTTTCGACTGCGTCGACGTCGACGAGCGTGCTGTAGGAGTCGAACGTGACGGTCGTCACGCGGTCGGGATCGAACGCCATAGCTGGGGTTACGGCCTCGAGGGCCAAGAAACGGGGCCGTGAACGGGCCGTCAGCGGGATCGACTCCCAGGTATTAGCGCGATCCGGCACCCCGCCGGTCGATCGACCGAAGCCGCTTAGTGGCTCAGAACCGCCAGTTCGCCCATGGATCCCTCGAACTACGGCACCTACCTCGTCACCCAGCAGTCGCTCTCCGAGGACCGGTCGACGCTCGAGATCGTCCGCGCGGCGATCGAGGGCGGCGTCGACGTCGTGCAACTGCGGGAGAAGGAGACCGAAGCGCGCTTCCGGTACGACCTCGGCCGCGAACTGCGCGAGGTGACCGCCGAGGCGGGCGTGGACCTGATCGTCAACGACCGCGCGGACGTCGCGGAGGCGATCGACGCCGACGGGGTCCACGTGGGTCAGTCGGACCTCCCGGTCGGCGTCGCGCGGGACCTGCTCGGTTCCGACGCGGTCGTCGGCTGTTCGACGTCGGCGGTCGAAGAGGCGCTCGAAGCTGAGGCCGCAGGTGCGGACTACCTCGGCGTCGGCGCGGTTTACGGAACGTCTTCGAAGGACGTCGCCGCCGAGGAGGACGGCATCGGTCCCGAACGGATCGCCGCCATCGCGGACGCGGTCTCGATCCCGGTCGTCGGCATCGGCGGGATCACGGCCGACAACGCGGGACCGGTCGTCGAGGCCGGCGCGGCCGGCGTGGCCGTCATTAGCGAGATCACCGCGGCCGACGATCCGCGGGCCGCGACCGAAGCGCTCGCTGCCGCCGTCGAAACGCCAAAGGACGTCGGTCGCGGAGGAGAAGAGGAATGAACGTCACTGACATCGCCGCCGCCGACCTCGCCGACTCCGTTCGGACCGTCCGGGAGACGGAGCCGCTCGTCCAGCACGTGACCAACACGGTGACGATCGACGACGTCGCGAACCTGACGCTGCACTGGGGCGGGCTCCCGGTGATGGCCGACTCCTTCGGCGACGCCGGCGAAATGACCGCGGCCGCGCGCGCACTCGTCATCAACATCGGCCAGGTGCCCGACGACCGCGTCGAGGCCATGCACGAGGCCGGCCGGAAGGCCAACGAGCGCGACGTTCCGGTCGTCCTCGACCCCGTCGGCCTCGGCTCGACCCCCTCGCGCGAGGCGGTCACCGAGAGCCTCCTCGAGGCGGTCGACTTCGCCGCGATCAAGGGCAACTACGGCGAGATAAGCGCCTTGGCCGGGGTCGAAGCGAACGTCGAGGGCGTCGAGTCCATCGGCGACTACGAGGAGATCGAGGAGACGGCCCGCTCCGTCGCCGACTCGACCGGCGCAGTCGTCGTCGCCTCGGGCGTCGAGGACGTCGTCGCCGACGCCGACGGCGCGGTCCGAATCACCGACGGCCACGAGATGCTCGGCGAGATCGTCGGCACCGGCTGCATGCTCGGCGCGACCGTCGGTACCTTCGCCGGCGCGCTCGAGGACCCCCGTGAGGCTGCCGTCCACGGGACGCTCGCGTTCGGGCTGGCGGGCGAACGCGCGGCCGAGATGCCCCACGAGGGGCCGGCCAGCTTCCGCACCAACTTCCACGACGCGGTCGCCGGATTCGATCCCGACGAGGCGGCCCAACTGGACCTCGCGGGACGGATCGAACGCGTCGACTGAGGCGATTCGCGTTCGCGGCCGCGTTCACGTCTTCGTCCCCGTCCGATTGCAGCGCTCGAGCCGTTCCACCTCCGGAGCGATTGAAACCATTTTAACGGCCCCGGATGAACGATACCGTATGGCACGAGAAAACCTCGACGACGCGGCGGCGACGCTCCGGGAGGCCGCCGACGCGGCGTCCGACGACGAGACGCGCGACCGACTCGAGAATCAGGCGAACGAATTCGCCACCCACGCCGACGCCGACCGCGGACCCGACCACGGGAAACTGGCCCGACACGAGCACATCCTCACCGATATCGCCGACGACGAGGGCGGCGAGGTCGCCGACCGCATCGAGGACGCTCTCGCGTCGATTCGGGCGTTTCGGGAGACGGTAGAGGGCGTTTAACGACCGCGAAAAACCGTTTATCCCGTTCAGCAGACCGGCTTTGGATTCGCGCCCATCGCCTCCAGATTCTCGACGTACTCGTCGTAGGCGGCCTGGATCGCCCCGTCGGCGGCCTCGCGGGCGCGCTCCAGATCGTCGTCGCTCTCACAGACCGCCTCGAGCAGCGCCTGCGCGCGCTCGAGCTGGTCGTCAAGGTCTTCGCCGAACTCGCGGAAGACGCCGGCGGTCTGGGGGTCGGCGTCGCCGACGAAGTAGCCGACGACCTGTTCCTTCGAGCGTTTGCTGGCGAGGATCCGACCGATAAGGGCGCCGACGCGCTCGACGGTCGATTCCCGGTCCCGCAGGTAGTCGTGGAGCTTAGGGACCCGGTCCGGCTCGTACTCCTCGTTCCCGAGGTGGTCGAGCGTGATCTCGTAGTGGCTCTCCTCCTCCGCCGCGGTGGTCTCGAAGGCCTCGCGGGCCTCGTCGTGGGTCTCGCTCTCGATCCACTCGCGGAACGTCTGCCAGGCCGCGTGTTCGGCGTCCACCGTCGCCTCGAGGACGGGTTCGGTGTCGATGTCGCCGCCGGTGTCGGCGTACAGCGATTTCGACGACCCGAGTCGCGAGAGGGCCGTCTGATTGTCCTCGCGCACGGTCTCGACGAACGCTTCGGAATCGTTCATAACCGCTTCTTCAACCGGCCTCGAGTTAGATCTGTCGCGATGGGTCCCTCGTTGTGCTCTGGTGCAACCGTCGGTTCGTTCCGGTCGACATGAACCGATTATTGTCCGCATAACCGGACTCTAACGAGTCTATAACAATCACTACTTGGCGGATTTTTGCGACTGGAATGAAACGACGAGCATACCTCACGACAGCCGCCGCGGTCACGTTCGCCGGCTGTTCCGCCCTGAGTGATTCGGAAACCGCTGAAGACGACGGTAACGGAAACGGTGACGACAGCGGCAACGGCGGCAACGGGTCGTCGGAGCCGGTCGACGAGGAGCCCGGCTCGTTCGACGACTTCGAGGATCTCTCGAACTGGACGGTGATGGCGGGTTCGCTCTCGCCCGACGAAGACCGCGCGTACGTCGGCTCCCAGTCCGGCCGCATGGAGGTCGGCGCCGACGACGATCGCGCGATGATCAAGCGCGAGTTCGACTCGCCGCGGGACCTCTCCACCGAGTTCCCCGCCTTCGCGTTCACGAGCGACTCCGACGTCGCTCCGGTCGTCCAGCTCTGGGACGAGAACGAAGACCACGTGATGCTCCAGTGTCGGATCGAACCGGACCAGCCCTTCGCTCCCTACGATCTGGGACTCATCGACATCGTCGGCGAGCCCGACATGAGTTCGATCGTCCACGCGAAGATTTCCGTCTGGGCTCCCAACAGCGAGCCGACGCTGTGGGTCGACGACTTCCAGTTCGTCGGCCGACCCGACACCGGCACCGTCATGCTCCAGTTCCCGGACGAGACGATCGCTCTCGACGCGGCGGAGCGCCTCGCGGAGCACGACCTCCCCGCGACGACGTTCGTCAGCACCGACTACGTCGGCTCTTCCGGACGCCCCTCGCTCGAGGAGCTCGAGACCCTCCAGGACGAGGGCTGGACGATCGCTAGCAGCGGCGCCCGCGGCCGCGACCTCACCCAGCTCGATGCCGACGCGCAGGAAGCCGAGATCAGCGGCGCTGTGGACTGGCTGACCGAGCACGGCTTCGATGCCGGCGCCTTCTCCTATCCGCTCAACAACTACGACGAGACGAGCATCGACCTGGTCGAGGAGTACCACGATATCGGATTCGTCGCCGGCTACACGGGCCACGGGAACGTGACCAACCCGCAGATCGTTCCCCGGAACACCAATCCGAGCGCGGATGAAGCCGACAAACTCATCGAGTGGACCGCCGAACTGGGAACGATCACGACCCTGTCCTTCCGCACCCTCGAGTCGCTCGAGGAGGCGCTCCCGGAGGTCCTCGACTTCGCGGACGAACTCGAGTTCGTCACGCCCGCCGACGTCGCGTCCGACTATCGCCACGAGTAACGCCCTATCCCGTTGGGACTGTCCGCCGTTTTTTCGGTCGTTCCCGTCCGCGAGCGACGGCGCCGGTTCGCGGCTCGAGCACTGGCTCCGATCTCGTGACACCGGTGGCGGCTGTGGCTCCGTTTCGGCGGACGTGGCTCCGTTTCTCATTTCGTCGCCCGCACGCACGAGCACCGTACGCGAGTCCCCAGAGAGCGGCTGCGAACACTCGCCCGATACCTCGAGCGAGGAGCGGTCGACCGGACGCTATATCACGGCTGGCTCGCAACGGCCGTCCATGAGAGTACCACGTCCGCGCCGGCCGCGCCAGTTTCGGCTGGCCGACTCCGCACAGCAGATCGTCGGCGGCTTCCTGCTCGCCGGCCCGTTCGTCGTGACGGAGGAGGTCTGGACCCTCGCGGAGAGCATGAGTCTCCTCCAAGCAGTGTTGACGATGGGTGTCGTCTCCGCGATCGGCTACGGCGCCCTCTACACGGCCGACACGACCCGCGATCCGGACGCCGAACAGGAGGTCGCCGGCGTGCCGGTCCGCTTTATCTCGCTGCTCTGTGTCTCCGTCGGCTCGGTACTCATCCTCGCACTCCTGTTCGACGCGCCGGCGACGTTCCTCGAGGGCGAAACGGATGCCGGGAAGGTCGAGATCACGCTCAAGGCCGTCAGCGTCGGCTCGGTGTTCAGCATCGTCGGCGCGGCGACGGCCGACAGCGTCTTTTCGAAGTAGCGGGCGCGTCTCCGCATCGATTCGCGTCGGCGGATACCGACCGCTCGCGGATCAGCGACTGAAAAAAGTTCGTTCGAACCTCGTTTCGAGACGCGACCGCCGCCGCGTCGCTCAGTTGCCCCTCTCCACGGGTCGCTTGCGCTCCCCGTTTCGTTACGAGACCTCCTTCGCGTGCTCAGTCGCCCTCGCCCTTTTCGATGGGCGCGTTGACCAGGTTGCCCCACTCGGTCCACGAGCCGTCGTAGTTGACGGTGTCGTCGTAGCCGAGCAGTTCGTGCAGGGCGAACCAGGCGACGGAGGAGCGCTCGCCGATGCGGCAGTAGGCGACGGTCGTCTCGTCGCCGTCGATGTCTTCGTCGGCGTAGAGTTCCTCGAGTTCCTCGCGGGTCTTGAAGGTGCCGTCGTCGTTGGTGACGGCGGCCCACGAGATGTTCTTCGCGCCGGGGATGTGGCCGCCCCGCTGGGCGGTCTCCTGGAGTCCCGGGGGCGCGAGGACCTCGCCGGAGTACTCCTCGGGCGAGCGGACGTCGACGAGCGGAACGCCGCGCTCGATCGCGTTCTCGACGTCCTCGCGGTAGGCGCGGATGCTCTCGCGCGGGCCGGCCGCGTCGTACTCGGTCTCGGAGAAGTTCGGCTCCTCGTCCGTGGTCGGGTAGTCGTTCTCGAGCCAGTACTCGCGGCCGCCGTCGAGCAGCTTCGCGTCGTCGTGGCCGTAGTACTTGAACTGCCAGTAGGCGTAGGCGGCGAACCAGTTGGAGTTGTCGCCGTAGAGGACGACCGTGTCGTCCTCGCTGATGCCGTGACTGCCCAGCAGGTCCTCGAAGTCCTCCTTCTCGAGGATGTCTCGCTGGGTCTGGTCCTGAAGCTGGGTTTCCCAGTTGAACCCGATCGCGCCGGGTGCGTGTTCCTCCTCGTAGGCTTCCGTGTCGACGTCGACCTCGACCAGTCGGAGGTCGGAGTCGTCGCTCTGGAAGTCGTCGAGGCGCTCCTCGACCCAATCGGCCGTGACGAGTACGTCGTTGGCGTAGTCGCTTGCCATAGCTGTCCCTTCGGCGGCGACACACAAAGGGACTACTTAACCGGTCAATTCGGACACCGATCGATCCTGTCGGAAATACTTGCCACTACTTCGGGCCGCCGCGAGGTTTGTCTCCACTGACAGCCGGTGAAAGAAGCAGAATTCCCGCATTTCCCACGAATGAGCCAGCTCAACGATACCTTTCGTCGACTGACACCAGCAATAGTTGCCACTGTCCCGGAACTCGGTCTGATGGGTCCAAACCGGTGCGTTCTCGGGGCTCCGCTCGTATAGACCGACCAATGAACGATTCGGTCGTCGTCACGCCCGACTGGCTCGCGGCCCACCGCGAGGACGAACAGGTGCGCATCGTCGACGTCAGGGACGCCTGGGAGTACGACGGCATCGGCCACATTCCCGGCGCCGTCAGCATTCCGTTCGACAGCTACCGAGACGAGAGCGACGTCGACCGCGGGACGCTCCCCGGCGCCGACGCCTTCGCCGACCTGTGCTCCGAGGCCGGCATCTCGCCCGACGATACGATCGTCGCCTACGACGACACCCACGGCGTCTTCGCCGCCCGCTTCGTGCTCACGGCCCTCGAGTACGGCCACGCCGACGTGCGCCTGCTCGACGGCGACTACAGCGCCTGGAACCGCGAGTACGAGACCACGAGCGACGCCCCCGAGGTCGAACCGACCGACTACGAGCCCGACCCGCTCTCGCGCGAAGAGAGCCCGCTGGTCGGCTACGACGCCGTCGCCGAGGCCCTCGAGCGCGGCGCGCTGTTCGTCGACACGCGCGAACAACACGAGTTCGAGGAATCCCGTCTCCCCGGCGCGGTCCGGTTCGACTGGCGCGAGGTCGTCGACGACGAGACGCGCCGGTTGAAGCCGCCGGCCGAACTCGAGGCCCTGCTCGAGTCGTACGGAATCACGCCGGACCGCGAGATCGTCCTCTACTGTAACACGGCGCGGCGGATCAGCCACACCTACGTCGTGCTCCGGGCGCTGGGCTACGAGGACGTCGCCTTCTACGAGGGGAGTCTGACGGAGTGGCTGGCCAACGACGGAACGGTCGAGACCGGGCCGGCGACCGAGGACGACTGAGCGCTGCCGCCGATCGGTGTTCGATCGGACTACCGACGACCGACGCGCGGCGGTCTTCCTCGAGACGCCTGTAGTTCCAGCCCCTTCGATGACCGTTTCGATGGTCCGAGGGGTGTCGATGAGTACGTGACGGATACCCGCGAATCGTCGGTATCGATCCTCCGTCTGCGCTCTCATTTGCTAGCTATTACCACTCACAGTGTTGCGATCGGTTCGTGCGGACCGACGAACCCGCTCTACCGTTCGACTCCTGTTTCGGCTTGAATAGGTACGACCCAGTTACCGGGCAGAAATCACTGCATTACAAGGGTGACAGTTACCGCCCGGTAGCCTATGTGCGGTATTGTCGGTGCCTACGGTTGGACTAACGACGAGACCCTCTCGTCGATGCTCGATCGGATCGAACACCGTGGTCCGGACGAAGAAGGATCGTATCTCGACCGTGACGCCGGGCTCATGATGGGCGCCCGGCGGCTGGCTATCGTCGACCTCGAGGGCGGCTCCCAGCCGAAGTGGAACGAGGACGAGACGGTGGGCGTGGTCTTCAACGGCGAGATCTACAACCACGCGGAGCTTCGCGAGTCGCTGTCCCGGCAGGGACACCGGTTCGAGAGCGAGTGCGACACCGAAGTGCTGGTCCACCTCTGGGAGGAGTACGGCGAGGCGATGGTCTCCCACCTCGAGGGCATGTTCGCCTTCTCCATCTGGGACCGCGAGGCCGACGCCGTCTTCCTCGCCCGCGACCGGTTCGGGATCAAACCGCTGTACATCGGCGAGACCGACCAGGGGTACGTCTGGGGGAGCGAACTCCCCGCGCTGCTGATCGGCGGCGTCGACCGGACGATCGATCCCGCGGCCGTCTACAACCACTTCTCGCTCGAGTACACGCCGGCCCCCCAGACCCTGCTGGAGTCCGTCCAGAAGGTCGAGCCCGGTCAGGCGGTGCGGATCGACGCCGACGGCGTCGAGAAACACCAGTACTGGAACCTGCTGGACCTCGATACCGGGAGCCAGACCGCGACGATGGCCGGTGCGGCCGACCGTCTGCGCACCATCCTCGAGCGATCCGTCGAGAAGCGCCTCATGGCGGACGTTCCGGTCGGCGCGTTCCTCTCCGGCGGACTGGACTCCTCCGCGGTCGTCGGCATCGCGTCGCAACTGAAGGACGACCCGCTCAAGACCTACTCCGTCTCCTTCGAGAACGAGATGCTCGACGAGAGCGAGGAGGCCCGCCTCGTCGCGGACCACTTCGGCACCGACCACACCGAGGTCCCAATCGACCTCTCGTCGATGAACCTGTTCGGCGAGATGATCCAGCACCTCGGCGAACCGACGGGCCACCTCCAGATGCTCCCGATGTACGCCCTCTCCGAGCGGGCCAGTCAGGACGTCAAGGTCGCGCTGGCCGGCGAGGGCGCCGACGAACTGTTCGCGGGCTACCCGTGGTACCAGCACGTTCCCCAGCACAAGCGGAAGGTCGACTTCATGCCGGAGTTCACCCACGACGTCGCCGGCGCCGTCGCGCAGGTGGCGCCGGTCGGCAACAAGCACCTCCGGTACTACTCGGGGCTGAAGAACAACGAGGAGATGCTGCTCAACCACGTCTGTGGCTTCACCACGTTCCGACCCGAACCCGACGAGTTCCTCCGGACCGGGGAGACCGCCACGACCTCCGGCCTGCGCTCGGACGTCAGCGAGGTCATCGACAACGTCGAGGACCCGTCCCTCGAGCAGCACATGTCGACCTACGAGACGCGCTACACCATGCCGGACTACCACCTCTACAAGGCCGACCACATGAGCATGGCCCAGTCGCTGGAACTCCGGGTCCCGTTCCTCTCGACCGAGATGGTCGAGTTCGCCCACTCGCTGCCGGCCGAACTCAAGGTCAACGACGACGACGTCAAACGGGTGCTCAAGACCGCCGTCAGCGACCTTCTCCCCGATCCGATCCTCGAGCGAAAGAAGATGGGGATGCGCCCGCCCGTCGAGGACTGGTTCGAGGAGGAACACGCGTCGATCGAGACCTGGTTCACCCGGGAGAAACTCCGGCGGACGCCGTACGTCGACGCCGACAGGGCCACCGAACTCCGGGAGGCCCACCGTCGCGGCGAGCAGTCCGTCGGCCGAACCCTCTGGATGATCCTCACCTACGTCGCGTGGTACCACTCCTTCGTCGACGAAGAGAACGCCGTCGTCTGATTGCGATTCGGAACTGCGTCGCCCTCGATAGACGGACTCCGCGTCCCCGATCGGCGGTCGAGAGCGATCACGATTCCCGAGCCGTCGCCGTCGGTAGCGTGAACCGGAACGTCGCCCCCTCGTCGGGATCCGAGTCGACCCGGATCTCGCCGCCGTGGCGCTCGACGATGCGTCGACAGAGTGCCAGACCGATCCCCGTCCCGTCGTGTTCTTCGTGGCTGTGCAACCGCTGAAACACCTCGAAGATCCGCTCCTGATCGTCGGGATCGATGCCGATGCCGTCGTCGCTGACCGCAATCTCACACTCGTCGCCGCGATGGTCGGCACTGACGCGAATCCGTGGCGAACCGTCGCTGTACTCGATGGCGTTCGAGACGAGGTTCTGGAACACCTGCCGCAACTGGTCGGGATCTCCCTCGACACGGGGTAGCGACTCGCTCGAGAGGGTCGCGTCGGTCTCCTCGAACCTGAGTTTCAGATCGCTGTGCACGTCCTCGAGGACGGCGTCGAGGGTGACCGGTTCGAAGGAATTCCCTCGCGTTTCGACGCGAGAGTACGCGAGCAGCCCGTCGATCATGTCGTGCATGCGTTCGGCGCCGTCGACGGCGTAATCGATGAACTCCTCGGCATCGTCGTCGAGTTCGTCACCGTATCGTCGATCGAGCAGCGACAGGTAGTTCGTGACCATCCGCAGCGGCTCCTGGAGGTCGTGGCTGGCGGTGGAGGCGAACTGTTCGAGGCGCTCGTTCGATTCCTCGAGTTTTCGCTCGTACCGGCGGCGCTCGAGTTCGGCGCTCACCCAGTTGCCGAGCAGTTCGACGAAGGTGACCTCCCAGTCGGAGAACTCCTCGGTTCTGGCGTCCAGATCGTAGAAGCAGAAGGTCCCGTAGACCTCGTCGTCGACGGTGACCGGCGTCCCGAGATAACAGGAGATCCCCCACTCGGCGTTGCCCGCGCGATCGGCCAGGTCCGGCGCGTCTTCGTCGACGTCCTCGAGGACGAGCGTTCGCTCGGTACTGACGACTCGTTCGCAGTTGGTCGCCTCGAGCGGGGCGGTGTCCCCCGCCTCGAGATCGGCGTTCGGCGGTGCGTCGACGGCCTCGAAGATGTATTCGTTGGCGTCCTCGTGGACGCACGACAGCGCCGCGTACTCCGTGCCGATCGTGCGTCGAACGACGCCCAGCAACGCCTCGAGCTGGTCATCGAACGGTCGATCCGGGTCCGCGATGACCTCGTAGGCGTCCCGGAGCGCGCGTTCGCGCTCCCGGGTCCCGTTCTCTCGGCCGTTTCGGTCGCTCACCTCGCGCACGCAGACCGTGACCCCCGTCTCCGAGGGGTGCACGCGCCCTTCGAGCCTCGCGCCGATGGGCTGGGAGAACGCGTCGAACGAGACCGGGTTCCGGGTCTCGAACGCGCGCTCGAACGCTCGCCGGCACGACTCGAACGCGTCGTCGTCCCAGACGACCGTCCCGAGCAGTTCGCTTTCGGACCGCTCGAGCAGTCGCTCGGCTCGGTCGTTCAGAAAGGTGAACCGCCACTCCTCGTCGAGTGCGAACACGGCGTCGGCGATCCGCTCGTAGACGACGGACGCGTCGTCGTCGTGCGGTTCGGGCGGTTCTGATCGGTCTCCCATCTACGCCTAGTGACGCGACTGTCCCGTATAAGCTATCCGCCGCTCACGTCCCGCCAGTCCGGTGCCGTCGAGTACTCGCTCGCGGACAGCTCGTCGAACGCCGCGTCGATCACCTCCGACAGCGCCGGGTGGACGTGGACGGGGTCGGCGACGTCCTCGACGGTCCCCTCCCCGCTCTTCATCGCGACGACGACCTCCTGAATCAGCGTCGAGGCCTGCGGACCGGCGACGTGACAGCCCAGAATCTCGCCGTCGGGCGCCGCGAGGACCTTCACGAGTCCGTCGCCGGCGTCCATAATCATCCCCAGCGGCGCGACGTCGAAGGGGACCGTCGCCGACTCGTACTCTCGCCCTGCGTCCTCGAGTTCGCCCTCCGTCCGCCCGACGCTGGCGGCTTGCGGCTCGGTGAAGATGGCGTGGGGCATCGCACTGTAATCGACTTCCCGGCCGGCGTCGTCCAGGACGTTCGCGCAGACGATTTCCGCCTCGTAGTCCGCCGCGTGCTTGAACGGCTGCTCGCCGACGACGTCGCCGAGCGCCCAGATTCCGTCGCAGGTCGTCTCGAGCCGGTCGTCGACCACGACGTGCTCGCCGTCGTCGGTCTCGACGCCGGTCGCCTCGAGGTTCAGCGTATCCGTGTTCGGCCGCCGCCC
It encodes the following:
- a CDS encoding sulfurtransferase codes for the protein MNDSVVVTPDWLAAHREDEQVRIVDVRDAWEYDGIGHIPGAVSIPFDSYRDESDVDRGTLPGADAFADLCSEAGISPDDTIVAYDDTHGVFAARFVLTALEYGHADVRLLDGDYSAWNREYETTSDAPEVEPTDYEPDPLSREESPLVGYDAVAEALERGALFVDTREQHEFEESRLPGAVRFDWREVVDDETRRLKPPAELEALLESYGITPDREIVLYCNTARRISHTYVVLRALGYEDVAFYEGSLTEWLANDGTVETGPATEDD
- a CDS encoding sulfurtransferase, translated to MASDYANDVLVTADWVEERLDDFQSDDSDLRLVEVDVDTEAYEEEHAPGAIGFNWETQLQDQTQRDILEKEDFEDLLGSHGISEDDTVVLYGDNSNWFAAYAYWQFKYYGHDDAKLLDGGREYWLENDYPTTDEEPNFSETEYDAAGPRESIRAYREDVENAIERGVPLVDVRSPEEYSGEVLAPPGLQETAQRGGHIPGAKNISWAAVTNDDGTFKTREELEELYADEDIDGDETTVAYCRIGERSSVAWFALHELLGYDDTVNYDGSWTEWGNLVNAPIEKGEGD
- the thiE gene encoding thiamine phosphate synthase gives rise to the protein MDPSNYGTYLVTQQSLSEDRSTLEIVRAAIEGGVDVVQLREKETEARFRYDLGRELREVTAEAGVDLIVNDRADVAEAIDADGVHVGQSDLPVGVARDLLGSDAVVGCSTSAVEEALEAEAAGADYLGVGAVYGTSSKDVAAEEDGIGPERIAAIADAVSIPVVGIGGITADNAGPVVEAGAAGVAVISEITAADDPRAATEALAAAVETPKDVGRGGEEE
- a CDS encoding rubrerythrin family protein; this translates as MNDSEAFVETVREDNQTALSRLGSSKSLYADTGGDIDTEPVLEATVDAEHAAWQTFREWIESETHDEAREAFETTAAEEESHYEITLDHLGNEEYEPDRVPKLHDYLRDRESTVERVGALIGRILASKRSKEQVVGYFVGDADPQTAGVFREFGEDLDDQLERAQALLEAVCESDDDLERAREAADGAIQAAYDEYVENLEAMGANPKPVC
- a CDS encoding DUF2391 domain-containing protein, with amino-acid sequence MRVPRPRRPRQFRLADSAQQIVGGFLLAGPFVVTEEVWTLAESMSLLQAVLTMGVVSAIGYGALYTADTTRDPDAEQEVAGVPVRFISLLCVSVGSVLILALLFDAPATFLEGETDAGKVEITLKAVSVGSVFSIVGAATADSVFSK
- a CDS encoding DUF7553 family protein; its protein translation is MARENLDDAAATLREAADAASDDETRDRLENQANEFATHADADRGPDHGKLARHEHILTDIADDEGGEVADRIEDALASIRAFRETVEGV
- the thiM gene encoding hydroxyethylthiazole kinase; the encoded protein is MNVTDIAAADLADSVRTVRETEPLVQHVTNTVTIDDVANLTLHWGGLPVMADSFGDAGEMTAAARALVINIGQVPDDRVEAMHEAGRKANERDVPVVLDPVGLGSTPSREAVTESLLEAVDFAAIKGNYGEISALAGVEANVEGVESIGDYEEIEETARSVADSTGAVVVASGVEDVVADADGAVRITDGHEMLGEIVGTGCMLGATVGTFAGALEDPREAAVHGTLAFGLAGERAAEMPHEGPASFRTNFHDAVAGFDPDEAAQLDLAGRIERVD
- a CDS encoding haloacid dehalogenase type II, with protein sequence MAFDPDRVTTVTFDSYSTLVDVDAVETALADHPGVDDPEPISRLWRSRSMQYTLVGNQTDVYEPFYDVNRDALEYALAAHDIDATDEEREDILSTYHDLRVFDDVRESVERLREGGYDCYVLSNGNPEMLESMVEGAEIGDLLVDTISADELERFKPDPDLYRHAAGRTGTPIEEVAHVSALWFDVQGAIHAGMQGVWLDRKGNPREPFGAEPDLVCEGLADLAERLGC
- a CDS encoding polysaccharide deacetylase family protein, which gives rise to MKRRAYLTTAAAVTFAGCSALSDSETAEDDGNGNGDDSGNGGNGSSEPVDEEPGSFDDFEDLSNWTVMAGSLSPDEDRAYVGSQSGRMEVGADDDRAMIKREFDSPRDLSTEFPAFAFTSDSDVAPVVQLWDENEDHVMLQCRIEPDQPFAPYDLGLIDIVGEPDMSSIVHAKISVWAPNSEPTLWVDDFQFVGRPDTGTVMLQFPDETIALDAAERLAEHDLPATTFVSTDYVGSSGRPSLEELETLQDEGWTIASSGARGRDLTQLDADAQEAEISGAVDWLTEHGFDAGAFSYPLNNYDETSIDLVEEYHDIGFVAGYTGHGNVTNPQIVPRNTNPSADEADKLIEWTAELGTITTLSFRTLESLEEALPEVLDFADELEFVTPADVASDYRHE
- the asnB gene encoding asparagine synthase (glutamine-hydrolyzing), with product MCGIVGAYGWTNDETLSSMLDRIEHRGPDEEGSYLDRDAGLMMGARRLAIVDLEGGSQPKWNEDETVGVVFNGEIYNHAELRESLSRQGHRFESECDTEVLVHLWEEYGEAMVSHLEGMFAFSIWDREADAVFLARDRFGIKPLYIGETDQGYVWGSELPALLIGGVDRTIDPAAVYNHFSLEYTPAPQTLLESVQKVEPGQAVRIDADGVEKHQYWNLLDLDTGSQTATMAGAADRLRTILERSVEKRLMADVPVGAFLSGGLDSSAVVGIASQLKDDPLKTYSVSFENEMLDESEEARLVADHFGTDHTEVPIDLSSMNLFGEMIQHLGEPTGHLQMLPMYALSERASQDVKVALAGEGADELFAGYPWYQHVPQHKRKVDFMPEFTHDVAGAVAQVAPVGNKHLRYYSGLKNNEEMLLNHVCGFTTFRPEPDEFLRTGETATTSGLRSDVSEVIDNVEDPSLEQHMSTYETRYTMPDYHLYKADHMSMAQSLELRVPFLSTEMVEFAHSLPAELKVNDDDVKRVLKTAVSDLLPDPILERKKMGMRPPVEDWFEEEHASIETWFTREKLRRTPYVDADRATELREAHRRGEQSVGRTLWMILTYVAWYHSFVDEENAVV